From the genome of Plectropomus leopardus isolate mb unplaced genomic scaffold, YSFRI_Pleo_2.0 unplaced_scaffold27911, whole genome shotgun sequence:
gtagtctgtagaagtctaaagaagtcactttccacctctgcagatgtgtctgttccagacactttggtgcttttaggagaagctgcgctctgtttgtctgtctcactgcgctgctgtcggaccatcagctgtttaatccgccatgatgaaatgctgtggctgtcaaacactcagctgttctacggtcaaagttgttcactgcatttggttcgcAGTGgtgctattcttattatcattggcagttcatgttgtctgtcaaaacatggttTGCGTGCGTTCTATCAACTACATCTCATAATTCAATCAAGGAAACGTTATTtcttggtctttaaaatttgtttcaaagacctgaaaaagtcatggaaatttattggtaaaaatgtgtgtgaaccctggaaaatgtgtgtgtgtgtgtgtgtgtgtgtgtgtgtgtgtgtgcgtgtgtgtgtgtgtgtgtgtatgcatgcatgtgtgcgtgtgtgtgtgttttcaggaggCGATCATGGATGGGACGGAGGTGGCGGTGTCTCCTCGCGCTCTGCACAGCGAGCTGATGTGTCCCATCTGTCTGGACATGCTGAAGAACACCATGACAACCAAAGAGTGTCTGCACCGCTTCTGCTCCGACTGCATCGTCACGGCGCTGCGATCAGGGTGAGCACGACACAGCAGCAACTCGCCCTCGTATTTTTTGGCATGAATTAGTTTGTTTAAATCACCAGAGTCACAGGTGACATGTCAGTGGGCTTGTTTTGTCCTTCTCCCTGTCCAGGAACAAAGAGTGTCCGACTTGTAGGAAGAAGCTGGTCTCCAGGCGTTCGCTGCGCCGAGACTCAAACTTCGACGCCCTGATCTCGAAGATCTACCCGAGTCGGGACGAGTACGAGGCTCATCAGCGCCGCGTCCTGGAGCGACTCAACAGGCTGCACAACAAGGAGGCGTTGAGCTCTAGCATCGAGGAGGGGCTCCGACAGCAGGCCCGCTACAGGTCCGAGAGGTGGGGGAGGAGACGGGGAGGCGGCTGCGGGGTCACCTGCAGATTCACGTACACATACTAACCACGACTTTGTGTTTCCTCCGCCCTGCAGGAACCACCGGGTGAAGAAGCCGACGCAGGAGAGCGACAACACCACCTTCAGCGGAGGTGAAGACAACGGCGACGCCCGCTCACACCTGTCTCATGACTCGGCCCCCTCACACACCCCTCACCCGCCAGGTCAGACCCCCTCAGAGGCCGGGCCGAGCCGCAAGCGACCGCGAGCGTCCGATGACGGCTCTGGGCCAGAGGCGGACAGCGGCAGCCCAACGCCTCCGCTGAGGCGCCACAAAGAGGGGCCGACCTCTGAGATCGAGCTGGTGTTCAGACCACATCCAGAGCTGGTCCAAGCTCAGGACTACAACCAGACCAGGTCAGACTGGATGCTGTCGCTTTCATGTTCCAtgtca
Proteins encoded in this window:
- the LOC121937930 gene encoding E3 ubiquitin-protein ligase RING2-A-like, translating into MAAPVNIQAPSKTWELSLYELHRSPQEAIMDGTEVAVSPRALHSELMCPICLDMLKNTMTTKECLHRFCSDCIVTALRSGNKECPTCRKKLVSRRSLRRDSNFDALISKIYPSRDEYEAHQRRVLERLNRLHNKEALSSSIEEGLRQQARYRSERNHRVKKPTQESDNTTFSGGEDNGDARSHLSHDSAPSHTPHPPGQTPSEAGPSRKRPRASDDGSGPEADSGSPTPPLRRHKEGPTSEIELVFRPHPELVQAQDYNQT